A window from Fictibacillus halophilus encodes these proteins:
- a CDS encoding GNAT family N-acetyltransferase gives MLVIKRFSELTFQEAISLWNESWKHYFSDMTMDLNRFILKIASEGISLEKSVVAVYDDKLAGFVLNSFRTINGRRYVWNGGTAIAPAFRGMGVGKKLISVCLNIYEEEKVEVARLEAIKENEAAIKLYKSMGYVTFEELTYLQHEGVITTWIDANTEIQIKEVSMHDIQRLSLFKPTTPWQTQFQSLKDFICVMGMKDEIPLGYAVYKKMHKETGELSAILLYQCVTNEQNDLQEDTVRELVKRVFAPAEGSVKRMTINIPKKEDYLNKLLRETGFTTYVEQVHMERIIRQTNDSQAVKTFSEID, from the coding sequence GTGTTAGTCATTAAACGATTTAGTGAGTTAACGTTTCAAGAAGCGATTTCGTTATGGAACGAATCGTGGAAGCATTATTTCTCTGATATGACCATGGACCTTAATCGATTCATACTAAAGATTGCTAGTGAAGGAATTTCTTTAGAAAAGTCAGTCGTGGCTGTTTACGATGACAAGTTAGCAGGGTTTGTACTGAACAGTTTTCGAACGATTAACGGCAGACGATATGTATGGAACGGGGGAACCGCAATCGCTCCAGCATTTAGAGGGATGGGTGTAGGTAAGAAGCTCATATCCGTCTGTCTAAATATATATGAAGAAGAGAAGGTTGAGGTCGCAAGGCTCGAAGCCATCAAAGAAAATGAAGCGGCAATAAAACTTTATAAAAGCATGGGGTATGTGACGTTCGAAGAGCTGACGTATCTTCAGCATGAAGGAGTCATTACCACTTGGATTGATGCAAATACAGAGATACAAATCAAGGAAGTATCTATGCACGATATACAACGCCTATCCTTATTCAAGCCTACTACCCCATGGCAGACTCAATTTCAGAGTTTAAAAGATTTTATTTGTGTGATGGGAATGAAAGACGAGATTCCACTCGGATACGCCGTGTATAAGAAAATGCATAAAGAAACAGGAGAGCTTTCGGCTATTCTACTCTATCAATGTGTGACCAACGAACAGAATGACTTACAAGAGGATACAGTTAGAGAATTAGTAAAAAGGGTATTTGCGCCAGCTGAAGGATCTGTAAAAAGAATGACAATAAATATACCTAAAAAGGAGGACTACTTAAACAAACTGCTGCGTGAAACAGGGTTTACGACGTATGTTGAACAAGTACACATGGAACGAATAATCAGACAAACAAACGACTCTCAAGCCGTGAAAACTTTTTCCGAAATAGACTGA
- a CDS encoding VOC family protein: MTLPQGLHHIEINVQNLDKTKAFYEWLLPELGFSLFQEWEKGFSYKMESLYLVFVQTENSYNDIPFHRKRPGLNHLAFWAKSRAQIEHLRVQLKKKNISFLYEDKFPFAGGENHYALFFEDPDRLKIEIVAPR; the protein is encoded by the coding sequence ATGACATTACCACAAGGCTTGCATCATATAGAAATAAACGTGCAGAATCTAGACAAAACGAAAGCTTTTTATGAATGGCTACTGCCAGAGTTAGGTTTTTCTCTTTTTCAGGAATGGGAAAAAGGTTTTAGCTACAAAATGGAATCACTATATCTTGTTTTTGTACAAACGGAGAATTCTTACAATGACATACCTTTTCACAGAAAGCGACCAGGACTTAATCACCTGGCCTTTTGGGCTAAATCACGTGCGCAAATAGAGCACCTTCGTGTACAATTAAAGAAGAAAAATATTTCCTTTTTGTACGAGGACAAGTTTCCTTTTGCAGGAGGAGAAAATCATTATGCTTTATTCTTTGAAGATCCAGATCGATTAAAAATTGAAATCGTTGCGCCGAGGTGA
- a CDS encoding VOC family protein, producing MLHHIGLYVSDMKKSCEFYERILPIQKKESFMWNDTELVFLIGEGFQLELLPNSADHAACSHIAFSVASVTEKIEELYQEEILLTEGPYDLPNGWRTVFYEGPDGEEIEFIQTRTPH from the coding sequence ATGCTGCATCATATCGGTCTCTATGTAAGTGATATGAAAAAGTCGTGTGAATTCTATGAAAGAATCCTACCTATTCAAAAGAAAGAAAGTTTCATGTGGAACGATACAGAGCTCGTTTTTTTAATAGGGGAAGGATTTCAGCTTGAATTGTTGCCTAATTCAGCAGATCACGCTGCATGCAGTCATATCGCATTTAGCGTGGCCTCTGTTACGGAGAAAATAGAAGAACTATACCAAGAGGAAATTCTTTTAACAGAAGGGCCGTATGATCTTCCGAACGGTTGGAGAACTGTTTTTTACGAAGGTCCAGATGGAGAAGAGATTGAATTTATACAGACGAGGACCCCTCACTGA
- a CDS encoding metallophosphoesterase family protein, producing the protein MKPLFAYFTDIHGNIDALQAVIDDATGMGISRFISGGDMIGIGPFTNEVLQRLFNLPSIKMVTGNHDEAVLALKYGLSHPKSHSHARQHHQWIADQLIDTYAHALSALPRELVFEEEGFRFLITHYPYKEGKKESSISEDPFMPIISEPDSLVMKELFKHSLTHDFIGFGHHHILHDFKVDQTHIVNPGALGCNKVAEARYAIVYITDEQELRIEFKSIPYDQTNLFKTYRDLEVPDGPFLMKAFHS; encoded by the coding sequence TTGAAACCTCTATTTGCTTATTTTACAGATATTCATGGGAATATTGATGCGCTCCAAGCTGTTATTGATGACGCTACAGGTATGGGAATCTCCCGGTTTATTAGTGGCGGTGACATGATTGGGATTGGTCCTTTTACAAATGAGGTACTCCAACGCTTATTTAACTTGCCATCTATTAAGATGGTTACTGGTAATCACGATGAAGCTGTCCTTGCATTAAAATATGGTCTGTCTCACCCTAAGAGTCACAGTCATGCGAGGCAACATCATCAATGGATTGCCGATCAGCTAATAGATACATATGCTCATGCATTGAGCGCACTTCCCCGAGAGCTTGTATTTGAAGAGGAGGGTTTCCGCTTTCTCATCACACACTACCCTTACAAGGAAGGCAAAAAGGAATCCTCAATATCTGAAGATCCCTTTATGCCGATTATAAGTGAACCTGATTCTTTAGTGATGAAAGAGCTTTTTAAACATTCACTTACGCATGATTTTATAGGATTTGGTCATCATCATATCCTTCATGATTTCAAAGTAGATCAAACTCATATCGTGAATCCTGGTGCACTAGGCTGTAATAAGGTTGCCGAAGCACGATATGCTATTGTTTATATTACAGATGAACAGGAACTAAGAATCGAATTTAAATCGATACCGTACGACCAGACAAACTTGTTTAAGACATACAGAGATCTTGAAGTTCCCGATGGTCCATTTCTGATGAAAGCTTTTCATAGTTAA
- a CDS encoding S-adenosylmethionine:tRNA ribosyltransferase-isomerase, whose protein sequence is METAMKFEVPDELNAKEPPERRGLRRDYVKMMVLDKNTGKTNHTQFYQLDRYLKKGDLLVLNASRTVPAVLKSRKEADGTEVEIRLAHRKNASNWEALPVSGNVKKGDIICFSSTLTATITEQSEDTPFVSLAFNLCCSSLFNQIYDLGEPVRYEYIQKPWNLDYYQTVFATIPGSVEMPSAGRAFSWELLFRLQKKGVRIAYITLHTGLSYLLDDKWHKGPDKNFENYHVPKETADLISETKNSGGRVIAVGTTVVRTLETVAQLNGKVQAASGWTNLYITENTKLVVCDGLITGMHEPEASHLQLLSAFVDRTKLYNAYNDAIQKRYLWHEFGDMNLIL, encoded by the coding sequence ATGGAAACAGCGATGAAGTTTGAGGTTCCTGATGAATTAAATGCAAAAGAACCACCCGAACGCAGAGGGTTACGTCGAGATTATGTAAAAATGATGGTGCTCGACAAAAATACAGGGAAGACCAATCATACACAGTTCTACCAACTGGACCGTTATTTGAAAAAAGGTGACTTGCTTGTACTTAACGCGAGCCGGACTGTTCCTGCGGTATTAAAAAGTCGGAAAGAAGCAGATGGTACAGAAGTAGAGATTCGACTTGCTCATAGAAAGAATGCATCCAACTGGGAAGCACTTCCCGTTAGCGGAAACGTCAAGAAAGGCGATATCATCTGCTTTTCATCGACATTAACAGCTACTATTACCGAACAGTCAGAAGATACACCTTTTGTTTCATTAGCTTTTAATCTATGCTGCTCATCGCTTTTTAACCAGATCTATGACTTAGGAGAACCTGTCAGGTACGAGTACATCCAGAAGCCTTGGAATCTGGATTACTATCAAACGGTTTTCGCAACCATTCCAGGTTCTGTTGAGATGCCCTCTGCGGGAAGGGCATTCAGTTGGGAGCTTCTGTTCCGACTACAGAAAAAAGGCGTAAGAATCGCTTATATCACGCTTCATACGGGACTTAGTTATTTGCTTGATGATAAGTGGCACAAAGGCCCAGATAAGAACTTTGAAAACTATCATGTACCGAAAGAAACGGCTGACCTCATTTCTGAAACGAAAAATAGTGGAGGTCGAGTAATCGCAGTGGGTACTACAGTCGTAAGGACGCTTGAAACAGTCGCTCAGCTAAATGGAAAGGTTCAGGCAGCTAGCGGATGGACAAATCTATATATTACTGAAAATACGAAACTCGTAGTATGTGATGGACTGATCACAGGGATGCATGAACCGGAGGCGAGTCATCTGCAACTGCTTTCTGCATTCGTAGATCGAACCAAATTATATAACGCTTATAACGATGCGATTCAGAAGCGCTACCTCTGGCACGAGTTTGGCGATATGAATCTAATTCTTTAA
- a CDS encoding SDR family NAD(P)-dependent oxidoreductase — MMKKVMMITGASKGLGKALSLYFAGEGYNLAICARNGDALQRVKKAAIQLGVEVLAIEADMSKSKDVERFVALTEEHFGRIDVLINNASIIGPSPIPYLLDYPEQDFEEVLRVNTIGPFLVTRRVLPIMLQKQQGSIINITSEAGATGYAGWGAYGISKFALEGLTETWADEVSESGVRVNMVDPGEMDTEMHELAVPECDYELAKPEDLTAVFGYLASDASSLVTGKRFEAQKFQLEGSEF; from the coding sequence ATGATGAAAAAAGTAATGATGATTACAGGAGCTTCAAAAGGATTGGGTAAAGCGCTTTCTCTATACTTTGCCGGTGAAGGTTATAACTTGGCGATATGTGCAAGAAACGGAGATGCACTTCAACGTGTAAAGAAAGCAGCGATTCAGCTTGGAGTAGAGGTTCTCGCGATAGAAGCAGACATGTCAAAATCAAAAGATGTAGAGCGATTTGTAGCTTTGACAGAAGAGCATTTTGGACGAATAGATGTGCTAATTAACAACGCATCCATCATCGGTCCTAGTCCGATTCCTTATTTGCTTGATTATCCAGAACAAGATTTCGAAGAAGTTCTTCGCGTCAATACGATCGGACCATTTTTAGTTACAAGAAGGGTGTTACCAATCATGCTTCAAAAACAACAAGGAAGTATCATTAACATTACATCAGAAGCGGGTGCAACCGGTTATGCGGGCTGGGGAGCATATGGAATCTCAAAATTTGCCCTTGAAGGACTAACTGAAACGTGGGCAGATGAAGTAAGTGAATCTGGTGTACGTGTGAACATGGTTGATCCTGGTGAGATGGATACAGAAATGCATGAACTAGCTGTACCAGAATGTGATTATGAGCTTGCTAAGCCTGAAGATCTGACGGCTGTTTTTGGATATTTGGCATCAGATGCATCTTCACTCGTTACCGGAAAGCGATTTGAAGCACAGAAGTTTCAGCTTGAGGGGAGTGAATTCTAA
- a CDS encoding TetR/AcrR family transcriptional regulator, translated as MPKVSAEYKEEKRNHILESALKCFSEKGYQATIIDDIVKDSNISKGAIYNYFASKEEIYLQLLKKRTDEFFEDMEQENASLTSAGKKLENLFKRWKKQELKEDDQQTMRVYIEFWLYGSRQEDLKSILAARYNRFIDYIVKIIKEGQESGEIKKELDPQNISRIFWALRDGNVLHYSFLGEEEQYRIAWDTIEEMFLSYVKNEIKSGHQD; from the coding sequence ATGCCTAAAGTTTCAGCTGAGTACAAAGAAGAGAAACGCAACCACATTCTTGAGAGCGCCTTAAAATGCTTCAGTGAAAAGGGATATCAAGCTACGATTATTGACGACATCGTTAAAGATTCAAATATTAGTAAAGGTGCGATCTATAACTATTTTGCTAGTAAAGAAGAGATCTATCTGCAACTGTTAAAAAAGCGGACAGATGAGTTTTTTGAAGATATGGAACAAGAGAACGCTTCTCTCACAAGTGCTGGCAAAAAGCTTGAAAATCTTTTCAAACGCTGGAAAAAGCAAGAGTTAAAAGAAGATGATCAGCAGACAATGCGTGTATACATTGAATTCTGGCTTTATGGGTCAAGACAAGAAGATTTAAAGTCTATTCTTGCAGCACGATATAATCGGTTTATCGATTATATTGTGAAGATCATTAAAGAGGGTCAGGAATCAGGAGAAATCAAAAAAGAGTTGGATCCGCAAAACATTTCACGTATTTTTTGGGCTCTTCGTGATGGCAACGTGCTTCACTATTCTTTTCTAGGAGAAGAAGAGCAGTATCGAATCGCTTGGGATACCATTGAAGAGATGTTTTTGAGCTATGTGAAAAACGAAATAAAGAGTGGGCACCAGGATTAA
- the uvsE gene encoding UV DNA damage repair endonuclease UvsE has translation MTIIKLGFVAMSMELKNASPSKTMTYKQFSQLQNREAGLRKLERISHANITNTLRVLKHAVANDVRFYRMTSRIIPLANHSELLDWDYISPLRDSLHEIGQYAKQHNMRLDFHPDHFVLINSPKKEILKNSLKTLQLHYKLLKNIGIDTEHRCVMHVGGNYKETDVALERFVQNWGSVPLSIQKMIMLENDDTSFTMADALYLCEKLQIPLVFDYHHHLAYHHDENWIQHWPRVIESWKTSPLPLKMHISSPKNEKQFRNHADYVDVNMFFDFLNQVKGSVDKIDCMIESKKKDLALFQLMKEIKERKDVEVLDGASFRLK, from the coding sequence ATGACCATAATTAAACTTGGTTTTGTAGCGATGAGTATGGAACTGAAAAATGCTTCTCCGTCCAAAACGATGACCTATAAACAATTTAGCCAGCTGCAGAATAGAGAAGCGGGATTGAGAAAGCTTGAGCGTATATCGCATGCCAATATAACCAATACGCTAAGAGTGTTAAAGCATGCTGTGGCTAACGATGTACGGTTTTACCGAATGACCTCCAGAATCATTCCGCTAGCCAACCACAGTGAACTTTTAGATTGGGATTATATCAGTCCTTTAAGAGATTCACTACACGAAATAGGGCAATATGCCAAGCAACATAATATGAGGCTAGACTTTCATCCTGACCATTTTGTTTTGATCAATTCGCCAAAGAAAGAGATACTTAAAAATTCTCTTAAGACGCTACAGCTGCACTACAAATTACTAAAAAATATAGGAATCGATACAGAACATCGATGTGTGATGCATGTAGGTGGAAACTATAAAGAAACGGATGTAGCGCTTGAACGATTTGTGCAGAATTGGGGAAGCGTTCCGTTATCGATACAAAAGATGATTATGCTTGAGAATGATGATACTTCTTTTACTATGGCGGATGCACTGTACCTATGTGAAAAGCTGCAAATTCCTCTCGTATTCGATTACCACCATCACCTCGCATATCATCATGATGAGAACTGGATTCAGCATTGGCCACGAGTAATAGAGTCATGGAAAACTTCACCGTTGCCATTGAAGATGCATATCTCGAGTCCAAAGAACGAAAAGCAATTTAGGAATCATGCAGACTATGTTGATGTAAATATGTTTTTCGATTTTTTAAACCAAGTAAAAGGAAGTGTAGATAAAATAGATTGTATGATCGAATCCAAGAAAAAAGATTTAGCCCTTTTTCAGCTTATGAAAGAAATAAAAGAAAGAAAAGATGTGGAAGTTCTAGATGGAGCATCTTTTCGTCTGAAGTAA
- the sigX gene encoding RNA polymerase sigma factor SigX — MKETFDRLYDEYHTALFQFIFYMVRNRESAEDLVQEVYIRVLNAYESFEGKSSEKTWLYSIARHVAIDWLRKQSRRNKRFLFFDIKESENVLRDGDPLPEELVAKKESYRDLYTMMKRCSLDQQQVLVLRYIQSLSISETAQILSWTESKVKTTQHRAIKELRKWLDQQPGLEEELKDGTN, encoded by the coding sequence GTGAAAGAAACGTTCGACCGACTTTACGATGAGTACCATACGGCATTATTTCAATTCATATTCTATATGGTACGAAATCGAGAATCGGCAGAAGATCTTGTGCAAGAGGTTTATATCCGGGTATTAAACGCTTACGAAAGTTTCGAAGGCAAGAGTTCAGAGAAAACATGGTTGTATTCCATTGCCAGGCACGTGGCCATTGACTGGCTTAGAAAACAATCCAGACGCAACAAAAGGTTCCTATTCTTCGATATAAAAGAAAGTGAAAATGTATTGCGTGATGGAGATCCCCTTCCAGAAGAATTAGTTGCAAAAAAAGAGTCTTACAGAGATTTATATACAATGATGAAACGTTGTTCACTCGATCAGCAGCAAGTGCTTGTACTTCGGTACATTCAATCATTATCGATCTCAGAAACTGCGCAAATATTAAGTTGGACGGAAAGTAAAGTGAAGACCACCCAGCACCGGGCTATAAAGGAATTGCGCAAATGGCTGGATCAGCAACCGGGCCTGGAGGAGGAATTGAAAGATGGAACCAATTAA
- a CDS encoding GerMN domain-containing protein: MEPIKWNDEKIEQHLKHLPPIRDRRSKQELFLKVQANINYKDNKWKRLPTWSLPALATACALVIFGVFAPDLMKNGVQMENSKVAQNSDKMEEKSLDGSADKDQNSAGIMKAEPSIAYHAPYLDKNLKAMKKDWVTVGYLDEQAQLVIPVSFLTDEDYYVNKVNKELKAFNPSDVGLTDSPLEKATITEEEETVVVDFPKDSINEAEEPLLQALISMTFANEGQKAKVELRMNGKNGYEFPRFGTVSEWNLQVPGAPHFRYDAPSTDSFIVSLFSTGVDADSIPKEFTDALEMMDDEQERGLQPLLPKNTVLGVNVISKDDVEITFPDSIKLSANDTEDLMMIDAILLTAESYGFESVKFNNTKLDSIGPYQLDEEIEGVTGSNFYQ; encoded by the coding sequence ATGGAACCAATTAAGTGGAATGACGAAAAAATTGAACAGCATCTTAAGCATTTGCCCCCTATAAGAGACCGCCGATCTAAGCAGGAGCTTTTCTTAAAGGTTCAGGCAAATATTAATTATAAGGATAATAAATGGAAGAGGCTTCCTACATGGAGTCTCCCGGCACTCGCTACAGCTTGTGCGCTTGTCATCTTTGGTGTTTTCGCTCCAGATTTAATGAAGAACGGCGTACAGATGGAAAACTCCAAAGTCGCTCAGAATTCGGATAAGATGGAAGAAAAATCGTTAGATGGCTCAGCAGATAAGGATCAAAACTCAGCTGGAATCATGAAAGCTGAACCTTCTATTGCTTATCACGCACCTTATTTGGATAAAAATTTAAAAGCAATGAAAAAAGACTGGGTGACTGTTGGCTATTTGGATGAACAAGCACAGCTTGTCATACCTGTAAGTTTTTTAACAGATGAAGATTATTACGTCAATAAAGTGAATAAAGAACTTAAAGCATTCAATCCGAGCGATGTTGGGTTAACGGATAGTCCTTTAGAAAAAGCCACAATTACGGAAGAAGAAGAGACGGTCGTTGTTGATTTCCCGAAGGATTCGATTAACGAAGCAGAAGAACCATTGTTACAAGCACTCATATCGATGACTTTTGCCAATGAAGGACAGAAGGCGAAAGTGGAACTTCGCATGAACGGTAAAAATGGCTATGAATTTCCGCGATTCGGTACGGTTTCAGAGTGGAATCTTCAGGTTCCGGGAGCTCCTCACTTCCGTTATGACGCTCCATCAACAGATTCATTTATTGTAAGTCTGTTTTCTACGGGGGTAGACGCTGATTCGATACCAAAGGAGTTTACAGATGCTCTTGAGATGATGGATGATGAGCAAGAGCGTGGGCTTCAACCATTGTTACCGAAAAACACGGTGCTAGGTGTAAACGTAATAAGCAAGGATGATGTAGAGATTACATTTCCTGATTCTATAAAGTTATCAGCAAATGACACAGAAGACCTGATGATGATTGATGCTATTCTATTAACAGCTGAAAGCTACGGTTTTGAGTCCGTGAAGTTTAATAATACGAAACTCGATTCGATCGGTCCTTATCAGCTTGATGAAGAGATTGAAGGAGTGACGGGCTCAAATTTCTATCAATAA
- a CDS encoding C40 family peptidase, translating to MKRLLVAVVSLGLAALLILGGVSAAKASPSYDQEVTETAKLYKGTPFKWGGTTPKGFDASGFTTYIFKTTVVNKSLPRTSADQYKGGTPVAKGKEKLGDLVFFKTNGKSVSFVGIYMGNKEFIAATSKGVRIQSLDAKYWKGTYVGAKRYLP from the coding sequence ATGAAACGTTTACTCGTCGCAGTAGTTTCATTAGGACTCGCAGCTCTGTTGATATTAGGCGGTGTATCTGCAGCAAAAGCATCTCCATCTTATGATCAAGAAGTAACAGAAACGGCTAAACTCTACAAAGGAACTCCGTTTAAATGGGGCGGCACAACACCAAAAGGATTTGATGCATCAGGGTTTACCACATATATATTCAAAACAACAGTAGTAAACAAAAGTTTGCCAAGAACGTCCGCTGATCAATATAAAGGCGGCACACCTGTTGCAAAGGGCAAAGAAAAATTAGGAGACCTCGTATTCTTTAAAACAAATGGCAAAAGTGTTTCGTTTGTAGGCATCTATATGGGGAATAAAGAGTTTATCGCAGCTACTTCCAAAGGAGTACGCATACAATCACTAGACGCTAAATATTGGAAGGGTACGTATGTCGGAGCAAAAAGATATTTACCTTAA
- a CDS encoding LTA synthase family protein, translating to MNAKTKHAAIFLAISLLWLKTYIVYKVSFTLPIDHFLQEILLFLNPLSFLVLYFCLANLAPPAKRRRVILWLSFIYSFILYANVVYYRFFTDFLTIPVLFQTKNVGDIGNSVYELIYITDIFFFVDLLLLAYLLKQTRWKSNHLLKPVDRRKLFLCGVAILSVHLILAEINRPQLLTRTFDREILVKSLGTFNYHLYDIMLQSKSSMQKALASNMDAEEILKDIKKETVNNPELYGIAKGKNLIMVSLESTQNFVLNYKINGEEVTPFLNELAESSYYFNNFYHQTGQGKTSDSEFLIDNSLYPLPRGAVFQTHPLNEYNAMPEILKSNGYYSAVFHGNNKSFWNRDVIYKTMGYDKFYSEEYYNVTEENSINYGLKDIPFFKQSMPYLTKLPQPFYARFITLTNHHPYLINEKEQWIEPYPVDDGTVSRYFTTVRYADEALRQFFEDLKSSGLYENSVVVVYGDHYGISERHQEAMADVLSKATLTAYNQVELQQVPLFIHVPGKKGKQLDTVGGQIDLKPTLLHLLGIGSSDDVHFGTDLFSKEHHELTVLRNGSFVTDDYIYTNETCYVKPFGAPVEEEKCKPYIEQAKEELDQSDQIIYGDLLRFLK from the coding sequence ATGAATGCTAAAACAAAACACGCAGCAATCTTCCTGGCTATTTCTTTGCTTTGGTTGAAAACCTATATTGTTTATAAAGTTTCATTTACGCTGCCTATCGATCATTTCCTGCAAGAAATTTTATTATTTTTAAATCCGTTAAGTTTTCTCGTACTCTATTTTTGTTTAGCAAACCTTGCTCCACCTGCTAAAAGAAGACGAGTCATCCTATGGCTTTCCTTCATTTATAGCTTTATATTGTATGCGAACGTCGTCTATTATCGATTCTTTACCGACTTCCTTACGATTCCGGTATTGTTTCAAACGAAGAATGTTGGAGATATTGGAAACAGTGTTTATGAACTGATCTATATCACTGACATTTTCTTTTTTGTTGATCTGCTTCTATTAGCTTATCTATTAAAGCAGACGAGATGGAAGTCTAATCATCTATTAAAGCCGGTAGACCGAAGAAAATTATTTTTATGCGGTGTTGCCATATTGTCTGTTCATTTAATTCTTGCAGAAATAAACCGGCCGCAGCTTTTGACCCGTACATTTGACAGGGAAATTCTTGTGAAAAGCTTAGGAACGTTCAATTATCATCTGTACGATATCATGCTTCAATCCAAGTCTTCTATGCAAAAAGCACTAGCAAGCAATATGGATGCAGAGGAAATTTTAAAGGATATAAAAAAAGAAACGGTTAACAACCCTGAGCTCTATGGAATTGCAAAAGGAAAAAACTTAATCATGGTATCTCTAGAATCTACCCAAAATTTTGTACTGAATTACAAAATCAACGGAGAAGAAGTTACACCTTTCTTAAACGAACTTGCTGAATCTAGCTATTATTTTAATAACTTTTATCATCAAACCGGACAAGGAAAGACATCCGATTCTGAGTTTTTGATCGATAATTCCCTATATCCATTGCCAAGGGGTGCTGTTTTTCAAACACATCCGTTGAACGAATACAACGCTATGCCTGAAATTTTAAAATCAAACGGCTATTATTCTGCTGTTTTTCACGGTAATAATAAAAGCTTCTGGAACCGCGACGTCATCTATAAGACGATGGGGTATGACAAGTTTTATAGTGAAGAATATTATAACGTTACAGAAGAAAATTCAATTAACTATGGACTTAAAGATATACCTTTCTTTAAGCAGTCCATGCCGTATTTAACGAAGCTGCCGCAGCCTTTTTATGCTCGTTTTATTACGCTTACTAACCATCATCCTTATTTGATCAATGAAAAAGAACAGTGGATTGAGCCTTATCCTGTAGATGATGGAACAGTTAGTCGCTATTTTACAACCGTTCGCTACGCGGACGAAGCATTGCGCCAGTTTTTTGAAGACCTGAAGAGCTCAGGATTATATGAGAACTCAGTCGTAGTCGTTTATGGGGACCATTACGGCATATCAGAACGGCATCAAGAAGCGATGGCCGATGTGTTAAGCAAAGCAACGCTTACTGCTTACAATCAAGTGGAACTGCAGCAAGTACCTTTATTCATTCACGTTCCAGGGAAAAAAGGCAAGCAGCTTGATACGGTTGGTGGACAGATCGATCTCAAACCTACTCTGTTACACTTGCTTGGAATTGGATCGAGTGATGACGTTCATTTTGGGACGGATCTTTTTTCAAAAGAACATCATGAATTAACGGTGCTCCGTAACGGCTCTTTCGTTACAGACGACTATATTTATACAAATGAGACGTGTTATGTAAAACCATTTGGAGCACCTGTTGAAGAAGAAAAGTGTAAGCCATACATCGAACAGGCAAAAGAGGAACTCGATCAGTCAGATCAAATCATTTATGGTGATCTGCTACGATTTTTAAAATAA
- a CDS encoding VOC family protein: protein MIKGLYEAHLPVSNLKKSIEFYKKLDLEIAYQQENLVFFWIEKGKSWLGLWETDKVKTPYHPSLRHIAFQIDRDNMLSIKEWLEEREIEVSTNFGFPPEKQPLVLPNNPQAHAAIYFKDPDGNSIELIAPLRLDFEEEFKMMTLEEWNKTK from the coding sequence ATGATTAAAGGGCTTTACGAAGCACATTTGCCTGTCAGTAATCTTAAGAAATCTATTGAGTTTTATAAAAAACTAGATTTAGAAATCGCTTATCAACAAGAAAATTTAGTGTTTTTCTGGATTGAGAAAGGAAAAAGTTGGTTGGGATTATGGGAAACAGACAAGGTTAAAACACCCTATCACCCATCGTTAAGACATATCGCTTTTCAAATTGATAGAGATAATATGTTAAGCATTAAAGAATGGTTAGAAGAAAGAGAAATAGAAGTCTCTACTAATTTTGGATTTCCACCTGAAAAACAACCATTAGTGTTACCTAATAACCCACAAGCTCATGCAGCAATCTATTTTAAGGATCCAGATGGAAATAGCATTGAGTTAATTGCTCCGTTAAGATTGGATTTTGAAGAAGAATTTAAGATGATGACACTAGAAGAATGGAATAAAACAAAATAA